CAACGTCTTCTAAGCCTACTAATGGTAAAGCCTTAACGTACCGCCGCCCCCCTCCATCGTTCAATGTAAAACCCAATCGAGGCATCTTAACCAACGAAACAAGAAGTTTCCATTCAATAAAAATCGTTTTCGAACGTTTTAAATCTTATCATAAAGGTTTGAGGCTTTTATCCATCTCCAAACCTTATCCCCAACGTAATGTAAATTCCTAACCACCTTCCCTTTTCCACCCAAGGCTCTAATTGCCGTTAATGTAACTCCAACCGCGATGTGTTTTCGATATTTTTCATCTACGATGGTTACCGGAACCCCCATCCCTAACGGCGAGGCTAACTCCCTCACACCAGGCATCATCACGTCTGCTCCGTTACAGATGTACTTCACCGCACCCATGTCGACAACGACCTTAGGAAGACTATTCAACACATCTATGTTGATAAGCGTGGGTAAGAGGTCCTCCCCCACTCTTAAGATGAGAGGGCTTCCATCAACCACATACACCGTTCTACCATTCAAATCAACGCTTTCAAACCTTCTCCCGTAAACCTTCTCTCCAAACTTTTCGCTAAATTCTTGAAGCACCTTCTCAGCTTCTTTACGCTTTAAGGCAACCACCTTTAAAGGGGTCAAAACCGCTCAACCCAGCCACGTTATAACTCGCAACCCATGATAAGCTTTAAATGAAGCTTTCCTTAACCTTTAAAGTTGTATCGATGGTTGCGTGTCGTAAATGTCAGAAGTCGCCACCAAAATATTTCAGGAAAGCCTCGGAAGAATCGTCTTAGTCGAGTTGAAAGGGGGTAGAAGCGTTAGAGGCAAACTGTACAGCTATGATCAACATATGAACCTTGTGCTGGAGGACGCTGAGGAGGTTTCCTCCGACGGAAACGCTAGAAAACTGGGGATGATAATTGTGCGTGGTGATAACGTTGTGTTGATATCCCCCCCACCTAAAACATCCGTAAACAAACCAGAGGGCTGACGCTAATGGGTAAAGGAACAAGCTCCTTCGGAAAGAGAAGTAGCGGTAAAACCCATATAAAATGCAGGCGATGCGGAAGGCGTTCGTATCATGTTAGGAAAAAAAGGTGCGCAGCCTGCGGGTTCGGAGTTTCCTCTAAAATAAGACGGTATTCATGGCAAAATAAGAAGATAAATGGGGTAAGAATCGTTTAAACCAAACCCCTTAAGCGAAGGCTGTCCTCTTCATTAAACCTTAAACTAATAAGAGTTAATAAGAGGCGCTTTTCGCGACCTAGGCGAACAGGATACATTGGGTCTACCTTGAAAGTTCATCAACCTGGCCAGATTATAGTTCGAAGCCCATATTCTACTTAGAGAAATCATAAGGATAAAAATTTAAAAAAGCGCCGCATCTAACCCTAATGGATGAACGGGGGCCCGTAGCTCAGCCAGACCTTCACGGTCCTGAAAAGGTAGAGCAGCGGACCAAAGTGGCTGAAGCTCTTAACCCGAAGGGTAGGTGGGGAACCCCTATCTGGGTAGAGGTCCGGGGTTCAAATCCCCGCGGGCCCGCCATCCACTTTAAGTAATCCTTTTTACTTATTTCAATTAAGATACCTTGATTTAAATTCACGTTCCCTAGTTTTTAGTTGCCGGGAACATGAAGCTTTTATGAAACGTGCCTTTGAGTATGCGCCTTGAATTTTTTGCGAGCGTGAAGGCGTATGTACTATAAGGGTCTGTAGAGCGTTGTTTTTATGGTTGACAAGGAATCGTAGAGAAAAAGGATGATTCTAAAAAGAGAGTTGAAAAAAGTGGTCTGAAGGTCCGGTTAAGGAGAAGTATTGTTATAGTTTTTTATGGCAAAGCCACCAGTCTAGACATTCTAGTTCTCCGGCTTTCGCTTTACTGAGCCTTTCTTTCGCGGTTTTCACGTCTTTTGCCGGCGGTATTATAACGTGGTCTTTCACTACTTCGTTGTTGGGCCAATTGGCTGGCATAGCTACTCCATGTTTGTCGGATATCTGCATGGCTTCCACAACTCTTAAAATCTCGTCCATGTTTCTGCCTAGCTCTTGTGGGTAGTAGAGGATTATCCTTATCTTCGCTTTCTCATCCACCACGAACACCGCTCTAACGGTATTTGTTCCTTTCCCAGGATGGATTAACCCAAGCTTCTCGGCGACTGCTCCTGTATCGGCGATTATGGGGAATTCGATTTCCACGTCTAACTTCTCTTTTATCCACTCTATCCATTTTATGTGGGAGAATACTTGGTCAACGCTCAGCCCGATTAACTCACAGTTTAACTCCTTAAATTTATTATATCGTTTTTGGAAAGCGACAAACTCCGTTGTGCAAACTGGGGTGAAATCTGCTGGGTGGCTGAACAGGACAAACCATTTACCGGCTAGGGCTTCTGGAAGCTTCATCACCCCATGGGTTGTCTGAACCTCCATTTCCGGAAAACTATCCCCTAAAAGCGGTATACCTTTTTTCTCTAGACTTTCCATAACTAACACCCACTGGTAATTAGACTATAAACCGACTTTTAACCATATCCTTTACGTATCCGAATTATGTGGGCGCTCTGTGAACCAACCCATCACAATTTTACGTTAGAAAACTCACATGTAGAGGAGGCGGTTTACTTTCGCCCATCACTCCACGCAGAATTACACATCTCTAACGCGTATTTTTAACGTATCAAAAATCTCAACGACGGGGAAATTGAAAGCGACTTGTAAACTCGACGCGGTAAGAACACTTCCGTTTCGCCGCTGGGGTATAAAGCAGGGTTTATTCGCCTTTTGGTGCGAAGCTTGTCATGAGATTCTTTTCATGACTC
The window above is part of the Candidatus Bathyarchaeia archaeon genome. Proteins encoded here:
- a CDS encoding LSm family protein, whose product is MSEVATKIFQESLGRIVLVELKGGRSVRGKLYSYDQHMNLVLEDAEEVSSDGNARKLGMIIVRGDNVVLISPPPKTSVNKPEG
- a CDS encoding PUA domain-containing protein — protein: MVALKRKEAEKVLQEFSEKFGEKVYGRRFESVDLNGRTVYVVDGSPLILRVGEDLLPTLINIDVLNSLPKVVVDMGAVKYICNGADVMMPGVRELASPLGMGVPVTIVDEKYRKHIAVGVTLTAIRALGGKGKVVRNLHYVGDKVWRWIKASNLYDKI
- a CDS encoding 50S ribosomal protein L37e, whose protein sequence is MGKGTSSFGKRSSGKTHIKCRRCGRRSYHVRKKRCAACGFGVSSKIRRYSWQNKKINGVRIV
- a CDS encoding peroxiredoxin; the encoded protein is MESLEKKGIPLLGDSFPEMEVQTTHGVMKLPEALAGKWFVLFSHPADFTPVCTTEFVAFQKRYNKFKELNCELIGLSVDQVFSHIKWIEWIKEKLDVEIEFPIIADTGAVAEKLGLIHPGKGTNTVRAVFVVDEKAKIRIILYYPQELGRNMDEILRVVEAMQISDKHGVAMPANWPNNEVVKDHVIIPPAKDVKTAKERLSKAKAGELECLDWWLCHKKL